A single region of the Acinetobacter sp. WCHA45 genome encodes:
- a CDS encoding cytochrome C assembly family protein: MISLPLVYTILALVAYTSSFWYLFIRLMSKRTPNLWCYSIMIGLGLLLHSTVLYQDMMTPIGVNYDVFNLMSFTSGLMLALSIILSFIRPILPLNLIGTPVAVIGLILGYAFSQPNQVIEQHSLGLDLHIILSLSAYAVLLMATIHSVLLWFQDRELKKKQKRRIWVNLLPPFQVMESVLFDLIITGFGLLTAALLFGFFTIDNFFAQHLAHKTAFSIISWFLYGALLIGHYKFGWRGRKAIRFTITGFILLAIGFIGSKFVLEMILGR; encoded by the coding sequence ATGATCAGTCTCCCCTTGGTTTACACAATTTTGGCACTTGTAGCCTATACCAGTTCTTTTTGGTATTTGTTTATACGTTTGATGTCAAAACGTACTCCAAATCTTTGGTGTTATTCGATTATGATTGGTCTAGGGCTACTACTGCATAGTACGGTGCTCTATCAAGACATGATGACACCAATTGGCGTGAATTATGATGTATTTAACCTAATGTCATTTACTTCGGGGCTGATGTTAGCACTCAGTATAATTTTAAGTTTCATTCGACCAATCTTGCCATTAAATTTAATCGGCACTCCTGTTGCCGTAATTGGTTTAATTTTAGGATATGCTTTTAGTCAACCAAACCAAGTCATTGAACAACATAGCTTAGGTTTAGATCTTCATATCATCCTCTCTTTGTCAGCTTATGCTGTTTTACTAATGGCAACTATTCATTCCGTATTGCTTTGGTTTCAAGATAGAGAACTTAAGAAGAAACAAAAAAGACGAATTTGGGTTAACTTACTTCCACCATTCCAAGTGATGGAATCGGTACTCTTTGATTTAATTATTACAGGTTTTGGCTTACTCACTGCTGCACTTCTCTTTGGCTTTTTTACAATTGATAACTTCTTTGCTCAACATCTTGCTCATAAAACCGCTTTTAGTATTATTTCATGGTTTTTATATGGTGCGCTTTTAATTGGCCATTACAAATTCGGTTGGCGCGGACGCAAAGCAATTCGCTTTACCATTACAGGTTTTATCTTACTTGCAATTGGTTTTATCGGTAGTAAGTTTGTTTTAGAAATGATTTTGGGACGCTGA
- the ffh gene encoding signal recognition particle protein, whose translation MFDTLTERLTQSLRNVTGSGQLTEDNIKDTLREVRMALLEADVALPVTREFIAKVKEEALGQEVMTQLSPGQAFVKIVYDELTKMMGEANETLDLSAKPPVVVLLAGLQGAGKTTTAAKLARFLKERQKKKVMTVSADVYRPAAIKQLETVSNEVGVGFIPSQASEKPIDIVNRAIEQAKIQFADVLIVDTAGRLHVDEDMMDEIKELHAAVKPTETLFVVDAMTGQDAANTAKAFNDALALTGVILTKTDGDARGGAALSVRAITGKPIKFLGIGEKLDALEPFHPDRVAQRILGMGDVLSLVEEVERKIDKEKAEKMAKKLQKGGTFNFEDMLMQFEQMSKMGGMMGFLDKLPGMSNSGIQDAIAQANPEKQVKKMEAIIQSMTIKERRNPDLMNPSRKKRIAAGCGMDVAEVNKLIKQQAQMAKMMKKFANPSGMSKMLKSLGNMQKQFGGGNMGPLFGSNEPKK comes from the coding sequence ATGTTTGATACCTTAACAGAACGACTCACACAGAGTTTAAGAAATGTTACTGGCTCAGGGCAGCTGACCGAAGACAATATTAAAGATACCTTACGTGAAGTACGTATGGCACTTCTTGAAGCCGATGTGGCATTACCTGTAACTCGTGAATTCATCGCGAAGGTTAAGGAAGAAGCTCTCGGTCAAGAAGTCATGACTCAGCTTTCTCCAGGTCAGGCATTTGTAAAAATTGTCTATGATGAACTCACCAAAATGATGGGTGAGGCAAATGAGACTCTAGATTTAAGCGCAAAACCACCGGTTGTGGTCCTTCTTGCTGGTTTGCAAGGTGCTGGTAAAACCACGACAGCTGCAAAATTAGCGCGTTTCCTCAAAGAGCGCCAAAAGAAAAAAGTAATGACTGTTTCTGCCGACGTGTATCGTCCAGCAGCAATTAAGCAGTTAGAAACAGTATCAAATGAAGTTGGTGTTGGTTTTATTCCATCACAAGCGTCAGAAAAACCAATTGATATTGTCAATCGTGCGATTGAGCAAGCAAAAATTCAATTTGCTGACGTTTTGATTGTCGATACGGCAGGTCGTCTACATGTCGATGAAGACATGATGGATGAGATTAAAGAATTACACGCTGCAGTTAAGCCAACAGAGACTCTGTTTGTTGTCGATGCGATGACAGGTCAGGATGCTGCTAATACAGCAAAAGCATTTAACGATGCTTTGGCTTTGACTGGTGTTATTCTCACTAAAACTGATGGTGATGCACGTGGTGGTGCTGCGCTTTCTGTTCGTGCGATTACAGGTAAACCGATCAAGTTCTTGGGTATCGGTGAAAAACTAGATGCACTTGAGCCATTCCATCCAGATCGTGTTGCACAACGTATCTTGGGCATGGGTGATGTCCTTTCTTTAGTCGAAGAAGTTGAACGTAAGATCGACAAAGAAAAAGCCGAAAAAATGGCGAAAAAATTGCAAAAAGGCGGTACCTTCAACTTTGAAGATATGCTGATGCAATTTGAGCAAATGAGTAAAATGGGCGGCATGATGGGCTTCTTGGATAAGTTGCCTGGAATGAGTAACTCTGGTATTCAAGATGCGATTGCACAAGCAAATCCTGAAAAGCAAGTGAAAAAAATGGAAGCGATTATTCAATCGATGACCATTAAAGAACGCCGTAACCCAGATTTGATGAATCCAAGCCGTAAAAAGCGTATTGCTGCGGGTTGTGGTATGGACGTTGCTGAAGTGAATAAATTAATTAAGCAACAAGCTCAAATGGCGAAAATGATGAAGAAATTTGCGAATCCGTCAGGAATGAGCAAAATGTTGAAGTCATTAGGTAATATGCAAAAACAATTTGGTGGCGGTAACATGGGACCTTTATTTGGTAGTAATGAACCAAAAAAATAA
- a CDS encoding pantothenate kinase: protein MKSLWLDIGNTRLKYWITENDQVLEHAAELHLQSPADLLLGLIQHFRHQNLSQVGISSVLDTENNQRIQMILDILEIPIIFAQVHANYAGLRCGYDVPSQLGIDRWLQVLAISKPDQNFCVIGCGTALTIDLVEGLQHLGGYILPNLYLQRDSLIQNTKGIKIPDSAFDNLKPGHNTVDAVHHGILLGLISTIDQIMQQSPKHLILTGGDAEIFAKFLQHHRPLIESDLLLKGLKNYVQLKSALTNV, encoded by the coding sequence ATGAAAAGTCTATGGTTGGATATTGGTAATACCCGTTTAAAGTATTGGATTACCGAAAATGATCAAGTGCTTGAACATGCTGCCGAATTACACTTACAGTCACCTGCCGATTTACTCTTAGGTTTAATTCAACATTTTAGACATCAAAATTTAAGTCAGGTTGGAATTTCATCTGTTTTAGATACAGAAAATAATCAACGTATTCAAATGATCCTCGATATTTTGGAAATTCCAATTATCTTCGCTCAGGTACATGCTAATTATGCAGGACTTCGTTGTGGTTATGATGTTCCAAGTCAACTCGGGATTGATCGTTGGTTACAGGTCTTAGCTATTTCAAAACCTGATCAAAACTTTTGTGTGATTGGCTGTGGTACAGCGCTGACCATTGATTTAGTAGAAGGGTTACAACATTTAGGCGGTTATATTCTGCCAAATTTATATTTGCAACGAGATTCACTGATTCAAAATACCAAAGGTATTAAAATTCCTGATTCTGCATTCGATAATCTGAAACCAGGACACAACACCGTTGATGCTGTGCATCACGGTATCTTGCTAGGTCTAATTAGTACCATTGATCAAATTATGCAACAGTCACCTAAACACCTGATTTTAACAGGCGGAGATGCTGAGATATTTGCCAAATTTCTGCAACACCATCGACCTTTGATTGAATCTGATCTCTTACTTAAAGGACTAAAAAATTACGTTCAACTTAAGTCAGCATTAACCAATGTTTGA
- a CDS encoding biotin--[acetyl-CoA-carboxylase] ligase → MEDLATRQLQQLLNAKNQFPEIVLLKTTTTSTNDDMREIAQKGISSGLVCSAQQTQGRGQHQRQWSSPEGNIYLSTLIQTKTALGGRLALEVALNILQMPSLKGLSLQIKWPNDLYSAQGKWGGILVEPLSPHQAIVGVGINLNTPPVENADQPITSLTMLSLAHTDRLTLIAELYTAIQQASQWFEHGSYNLAERFNHHAIWLNQQVEFEHAQGKLQGRFQGISNDGAVLIKTDHVQAFYQGRLRLAPI, encoded by the coding sequence ATGGAAGATTTAGCAACTCGCCAGCTTCAGCAATTACTTAATGCAAAAAATCAATTTCCTGAAATCGTGTTGCTCAAAACGACGACAACATCGACAAATGATGATATGCGTGAAATTGCACAAAAAGGCATTAGCTCAGGATTAGTTTGCAGTGCACAGCAAACACAAGGTCGAGGTCAGCACCAACGGCAATGGTCTTCTCCTGAAGGTAATATTTATTTAAGCACACTGATTCAAACCAAAACAGCTTTAGGTGGTCGTCTTGCACTGGAAGTTGCTTTAAATATCCTACAAATGCCAAGCTTAAAAGGTCTAAGTTTACAAATTAAATGGCCAAATGATTTATATAGTGCTCAAGGCAAATGGGGTGGAATTTTGGTTGAACCACTCTCCCCTCATCAAGCGATTGTTGGCGTAGGCATTAACTTAAACACGCCCCCTGTAGAAAATGCGGATCAGCCAATTACCTCTCTGACGATGCTCAGTTTAGCTCATACTGATCGTTTAACACTGATTGCTGAGCTTTACACTGCGATTCAACAGGCTTCTCAATGGTTTGAACATGGCAGTTATAATTTAGCTGAACGCTTTAACCATCATGCAATATGGCTCAATCAACAAGTTGAGTTTGAACATGCGCAAGGTAAGCTTCAAGGGCGTTTTCAAGGCATCTCCAATGATGGTGCTGTACTCATTAAAACCGATCATGTTCAAGCCTTCTATCAAGGCCGTTTACGCCTCGCACCCATTTAA
- a CDS encoding sulfite exporter TauE/SafE family protein produces the protein MELIIYLLIGAIAGFTAGLFGVGGGLIIVPILYIVFTQMHYDPNVIMHIAVGTSLATIIVTSISSVTAHHKKGAVLWNVFRNLAPGLVLGSFFGAGVADLLSGQHLQLIIGVFAVWMSYKMFSGAHAVIDPNRHLPSAPLQFIAGGGIGVASAIFGIGGGSLTVPYLNRHGVVMQKAVATSAACGLPIAIAGAIGFMWFGAKEQINVPNTIGYVHIYAFLGISAMSFITAKLGAKVAHRLSSAMLKKSFAGLLVVVGCYFIYKGLI, from the coding sequence ATGGAGTTAATCATATATTTGCTGATTGGCGCAATTGCTGGATTTACTGCAGGTTTGTTTGGTGTTGGCGGTGGATTAATTATTGTACCAATTTTATATATTGTCTTTACTCAAATGCATTATGACCCGAATGTGATCATGCATATAGCTGTGGGGACATCTCTAGCTACAATTATTGTAACATCAATTAGTTCTGTGACTGCTCACCATAAAAAAGGTGCTGTCTTATGGAATGTATTTCGTAATTTAGCACCAGGTTTGGTTTTGGGGTCTTTCTTCGGTGCAGGTGTGGCGGATTTACTCTCTGGGCAGCATTTACAGTTAATTATTGGTGTATTTGCAGTGTGGATGTCTTATAAAATGTTTAGCGGAGCGCATGCTGTTATTGATCCAAATCGCCACTTACCATCTGCACCATTACAGTTTATTGCTGGTGGTGGAATTGGGGTGGCATCTGCGATATTTGGGATCGGTGGTGGTAGCCTAACGGTACCTTATTTGAACCGTCATGGTGTGGTGATGCAAAAGGCGGTGGCAACTTCAGCGGCGTGTGGATTGCCGATTGCGATTGCTGGTGCAATCGGATTTATGTGGTTTGGTGCAAAAGAACAAATTAATGTGCCAAATACGATTGGTTATGTTCATATTTATGCTTTTCTTGGTATTAGCGCAATGAGCTTTATTACCGCTAAACTGGGAGCAAAAGTAGCACATCGCTTATCATCTGCGATGTTAAAAAAATCTTTTGCAGGCTTATTAGTTGTTGTTGGCTGCTACTTTATTTATAAAGGTTTAATTTAA
- a CDS encoding GTP-binding protein codes for MIIQQYKIVFGGTMGSGKSSAIKALSEIDVLSTEALNTDLESHEKMLTTVGIDYGEITLDDGVKVGLYGTPGQERFEFIWAVICKGAIGTIVMIDHATENPLLDLAQYVEAFKPFGNNIVIAITHIDQKPERTLSMYRDWLATQGVNYPLFFIDARQQDDVLLLVETLIANIEVHYGLIT; via the coding sequence ATGATTATACAACAATATAAAATTGTCTTTGGTGGAACTATGGGGTCAGGTAAATCCAGTGCGATAAAGGCCCTCTCGGAAATTGATGTACTCAGCACCGAGGCTTTAAATACTGATCTTGAATCGCATGAAAAAATGCTCACCACTGTCGGTATCGATTATGGTGAGATTACTTTAGATGATGGCGTCAAAGTCGGGTTATACGGGACGCCTGGACAAGAACGTTTTGAGTTTATTTGGGCTGTAATTTGCAAAGGTGCAATTGGTACGATTGTCATGATTGACCACGCCACAGAAAATCCACTACTCGATCTAGCTCAGTATGTAGAAGCGTTCAAACCATTTGGCAATAATATTGTGATTGCGATTACTCATATTGATCAAAAACCAGAAAGAACGCTTTCGATGTACCGAGATTGGCTTGCAACACAAGGCGTTAATTACCCTCTGTTTTTCATCGATGCACGGCAACAGGATGATGTTTTGCTATTGGTAGAGACGCTGATCGCAAATATTGAAGTACATTATGGGCTGATAACTTAA
- a CDS encoding GntR family transcriptional regulator, which produces MNLEEADSLSEQIAKYISEQIISGELVEGERIQELRIAKELDVSRGSVREALLLLERTYLIEIFPRRGAIVSEMSAQQVKALFDTNVMVLGHIVQRISETWRVNEAEQLQTLLDQLVEFVRAGDIEKFYDSIFKYLADQHDMVANPYLMQFYKELLPSLRRSYFLTLNTSRRELQESFTLFKLVIDAILIRKSQQAALFMEDFCRHLRNLVLESLTRMKQIELAWARRSRR; this is translated from the coding sequence ATGAATCTCGAAGAGGCTGATAGTCTTTCTGAACAGATTGCAAAATATATTAGTGAACAAATTATTAGTGGTGAGCTGGTTGAGGGAGAGCGTATTCAAGAGCTACGTATTGCGAAAGAATTAGATGTGAGTCGAGGTTCTGTTCGTGAAGCCTTGCTACTACTAGAACGTACTTATTTAATTGAAATTTTCCCAAGACGTGGTGCAATTGTTTCTGAAATGTCAGCTCAACAAGTCAAAGCTTTGTTTGATACCAATGTCATGGTACTTGGGCATATTGTGCAACGAATTAGTGAGACTTGGAGAGTTAACGAGGCTGAACAGCTACAGACCTTATTAGATCAACTGGTTGAATTTGTACGTGCTGGGGATATTGAAAAATTCTACGATTCGATTTTTAAATATTTAGCAGATCAGCATGATATGGTGGCCAATCCCTATTTAATGCAATTTTATAAAGAACTGTTGCCTTCGTTACGTCGTAGCTACTTTTTAACTTTAAATACTTCACGTCGTGAATTACAGGAATCTTTTACCCTGTTTAAGTTAGTGATTGATGCTATTTTGATCCGAAAATCACAACAAGCCGCTTTATTTATGGAAGATTTTTGTCGACACTTACGTAACCTTGTGTTGGAATCTCTGACACGTATGAAACAGATTGAATTGGCTTGGGCGAGACGCTCACGCCGCTAG
- the smc gene encoding chromosome segregation protein SMC — translation MRLSSLKLSGFKSFADSTTLHFKANRTAVVGPNGCGKSNVIDAIRWVMGESNARQLRGGSMQDVIFTGTAKRKPVGVASVELRFDNTYGKLGGAYNAYSELAVRRQVTREGKSEYFLNGTRCRRRDITDIFLGTGLGPRSYAVIEQGMINRLVDAKPEEMRVFIEEAAGVSRYQARRRETLQHLEHTEQNLARLEDIAAELKSQLRSLKRQSEAAIQYKTLEGQIRTLKIEILSFQANQSQKLQQEYTVEMTALGENFKLVRSESQTIEHDLEATSALFQRLIQQSSPLQHEWQQAEKKLSELKMTLEQKQSLFQQNSSSLVQLEQQKLQTKERLQLSELQVETLTTQFDEQNESLLALEQQTQTAEQNFSDVQAQHKQAQQQFEQLKIQVDQQQQKKLQMAAQIEQLGKNVLRIEQQKQTLQTQTTQIRAQVQDDEQAQLEQLQQQLQQEIIALETAIEQLQQDVQTKQDQQQSNKIDLQSLKTEIQVLLAEQKNLNQLVAKQSPKQDQHAVRLMQSLRLSTQAKTHASIIEKFLAKWLQAQLIENEQAFQEGIARQLKSSQQQPVQIAELTCLSEWIEAPQSSLWANVAVAENLSIALAHQAELQQTQSILTLDGYHVGADWVIALHYDEDSQTAQGMLSHQVRLEEIEQQLVQKQPQLLDLEHQFSQQQQALQQQQQRLQQQQQNLKQKQKELQQLDVQIAKLQSTGQAFVLQQQQLAEQLKQLDVQLEEDAMQRDDLEIDLHALALKLEAVLPNYKTLQFQVENLNEQLDEQQQQLTQQQQQREALRRQTSQANQQIELLEKDISFLKTQYRQIIEQIEQAKKFVDPIQLELPNLESEFHEQFQQTEKLQKTWNEWQLELNQVQEKQQQLTEQRHQAQQKDEQVREQLEQKRLAWQAAKSDREHYLEQLKELNAEALSDLSIEMKDHQQKLEKAQQQFEKIGAVNLAASQEYEEVSQRFDELSHQMQDLQNTVDQLKDAMKSIDQETRKLFMTTFDQVNQELQLLFPKVFGGGEATLSLEDDWQSGVKLMARPPGKRNSSLALLSGGEKTLTALALVFAIFRLNPAPFCVLDEVDAPLDDANVQRYCNLVKELSEQVQFIYITHNKLAMTMATDLLGVTMPEPGTSKLVTVDLEQAKEYGLVAES, via the coding sequence ATGCGTTTAAGCAGTTTAAAACTTTCAGGCTTTAAATCTTTTGCCGATAGTACTACATTACATTTCAAAGCAAACCGTACTGCGGTGGTTGGACCGAACGGTTGCGGTAAATCAAATGTCATCGATGCTATTCGTTGGGTGATGGGTGAATCCAATGCACGTCAGTTGCGCGGCGGTAGTATGCAGGATGTCATTTTTACCGGGACAGCCAAACGTAAACCTGTCGGGGTTGCCAGTGTCGAACTCCGTTTTGATAATACTTATGGCAAATTAGGCGGTGCTTATAATGCTTATAGCGAGCTGGCCGTCCGTCGCCAAGTTACACGTGAAGGTAAGTCTGAATATTTCTTAAATGGTACGCGTTGTCGTCGTCGTGATATTACCGATATTTTCTTGGGAACAGGTTTAGGTCCACGTTCTTATGCAGTAATTGAGCAGGGCATGATTAACCGTCTTGTCGATGCTAAACCAGAAGAAATGCGAGTGTTTATTGAAGAAGCTGCTGGCGTATCTCGCTATCAAGCACGTCGTCGTGAGACTTTGCAGCATTTAGAACATACTGAGCAAAACTTAGCGCGTTTAGAAGATATAGCGGCTGAATTAAAATCCCAACTTAGAAGTTTAAAGCGCCAGTCTGAAGCCGCAATTCAATATAAGACCCTAGAAGGGCAGATTCGAACTTTAAAAATTGAAATCCTTTCGTTCCAAGCGAATCAGAGTCAGAAATTACAGCAAGAATATACTGTTGAAATGACGGCACTGGGCGAAAATTTTAAACTGGTTCGTTCTGAATCTCAAACCATTGAACATGATCTTGAAGCCACCAGTGCTTTATTTCAGCGTTTAATTCAGCAGTCTTCGCCTCTGCAGCATGAATGGCAACAGGCTGAGAAAAAGCTATCTGAATTAAAAATGACCTTGGAACAAAAACAGAGTTTATTCCAGCAAAACAGCAGTAGTTTGGTTCAACTTGAACAGCAAAAATTACAAACCAAAGAGCGTTTACAATTATCAGAGTTACAGGTCGAAACTTTAACAACTCAATTTGATGAGCAAAACGAAAGCTTACTTGCTTTAGAACAGCAGACACAAACGGCTGAGCAAAATTTTAGCGATGTTCAAGCACAACATAAGCAAGCACAACAGCAATTTGAACAACTGAAAATCCAAGTCGATCAGCAACAACAAAAAAAATTGCAGATGGCAGCGCAAATTGAGCAGTTGGGTAAGAATGTGCTACGGATTGAGCAGCAAAAGCAGACCTTGCAAACACAAACCACTCAGATTCGTGCTCAGGTTCAGGATGATGAACAGGCGCAGTTAGAACAATTGCAGCAGCAACTGCAACAGGAAATTATTGCGTTAGAAACTGCGATTGAACAATTACAGCAGGATGTTCAGACTAAGCAAGATCAACAACAGTCGAACAAAATAGATCTGCAAAGCCTGAAAACTGAAATTCAGGTTTTATTGGCTGAACAAAAAAACCTGAATCAGCTTGTCGCAAAGCAAAGCCCGAAGCAGGATCAACATGCAGTTCGATTGATGCAAAGCCTACGTTTAAGCACTCAAGCTAAAACGCATGCAAGCATTATTGAGAAGTTCTTAGCCAAATGGTTACAAGCGCAGTTGATTGAGAATGAGCAAGCCTTTCAAGAAGGTATCGCACGACAGTTAAAATCATCACAACAGCAGCCTGTTCAAATTGCAGAGCTGACTTGTTTAAGTGAATGGATTGAAGCCCCGCAGTCTTCATTATGGGCAAATGTTGCTGTGGCTGAGAATCTGTCAATCGCCTTAGCGCATCAAGCAGAACTCCAACAGACACAGTCGATTTTAACGCTGGATGGTTATCATGTCGGCGCAGACTGGGTGATTGCGCTGCATTACGATGAAGACAGTCAAACTGCGCAGGGTATGCTCAGTCATCAGGTGCGTTTAGAGGAAATTGAACAGCAACTGGTACAGAAGCAACCGCAACTGCTTGATCTGGAACATCAGTTTTCGCAACAGCAACAGGCTTTACAACAGCAGCAACAGCGCTTGCAGCAACAACAACAAAACCTGAAGCAAAAGCAAAAAGAACTGCAACAACTGGATGTACAAATTGCCAAACTGCAAAGTACCGGACAGGCTTTTGTGCTGCAACAGCAGCAACTGGCAGAGCAACTGAAACAACTGGATGTGCAACTTGAAGAAGATGCCATGCAGCGTGATGATCTGGAAATTGATTTACATGCATTGGCACTCAAACTCGAAGCAGTATTGCCAAATTATAAAACCTTGCAGTTTCAGGTGGAAAACTTGAATGAGCAGTTGGATGAGCAACAACAGCAGTTGACTCAACAACAACAGCAACGTGAGGCTTTACGCCGCCAGACCTCGCAAGCCAATCAGCAAATTGAGTTATTGGAAAAAGATATCTCGTTCCTGAAAACACAATACCGTCAAATCATCGAACAAATTGAGCAGGCCAAGAAGTTTGTTGATCCGATTCAGCTTGAGCTGCCGAACTTGGAGTCTGAATTTCACGAGCAATTCCAGCAAACAGAAAAGCTACAGAAAACATGGAATGAATGGCAGCTTGAACTCAATCAAGTACAAGAGAAACAGCAACAACTCACAGAACAACGTCATCAAGCTCAACAGAAAGACGAGCAGGTGCGTGAGCAGTTGGAACAAAAGCGTTTAGCATGGCAGGCAGCAAAATCAGATCGTGAACATTATCTGGAACAGCTGAAAGAATTAAATGCGGAAGCTTTATCTGATCTGTCGATAGAAATGAAAGATCATCAGCAAAAACTGGAAAAAGCGCAGCAGCAATTCGAAAAAATTGGTGCAGTGAATTTGGCTGCTTCACAAGAATACGAAGAAGTTTCACAGCGTTTTGATGAGCTGAGTCATCAGATGCAGGATCTACAAAATACGGTTGATCAGCTTAAAGACGCGATGAAAAGTATTGATCAGGAAACGCGTAAGTTGTTTATGACCACTTTTGATCAGGTCAATCAAGAGTTACAACTGCTATTTCCAAAGGTATTTGGTGGTGGTGAAGCGACTTTAAGCCTTGAAGATGATTGGCAGTCTGGGGTGAAGTTGATGGCACGTCCACCTGGCAAACGTAATAGTTCTTTGGCACTATTATCTGGTGGTGAAAAGACCTTAACTGCTCTGGCTTTAGTATTTGCGATCTTTAGGTTAAATCCAGCACCTTTCTGTGTATTAGATGAAGTTGATGCACCACTTGATGATGCCAACGTACAGCGGTATTGTAATTTGGTAAAAGAGCTTTCTGAACAGGTACAATTCATTTACATTACACATAATAAATTGGCGATGACAATGGCAACTGATTTATTGGGAGTGACCATGCCAGAGCCAGGTACATCAAAATTAGTGACTGTCGATTTAGAACAGGCAAAAGAATACGGGTTAGTTGCGGAGTCCTAA
- a CDS encoding cell division protein ZipA C-terminal FtsZ-binding domain-containing protein, translated as MEMNTIIGIVIAVVIMLVGLIMILRKPKPVEPSLEADLHINPESNQPVIPRHVRDQLLQSNVAATVERVEPSFNTAPIEAKASVETTAAENIVKASETDVVIEPEPVVESTTSANKLETILESQSQDEVEALLATPEKAEDEKAETELSLNPNIATVEIEEFDGESNILDVHLHEQQRCDDESALATAEQIIALNVYPNPRRALSGDKALKVLLKYGLRFGEMSCFHRYENTDEPSPLMFSVLRVTDNGPAGFDLESLSGEQVQGLAFFLALPNSKAVTGYDMMTSIAGLIAREIDGKVYDENNLEFTPQLKEHWRHHVIDYRPNQATV; from the coding sequence ATGGAAATGAATACAATAATAGGCATTGTTATTGCCGTTGTGATTATGCTCGTTGGTTTGATAATGATTTTAAGAAAACCAAAACCAGTTGAGCCTTCACTAGAAGCAGATTTGCACATTAATCCTGAAAGTAATCAGCCTGTGATTCCACGTCATGTGAGAGATCAACTTCTACAAAGCAATGTCGCCGCTACAGTTGAACGCGTTGAACCAAGTTTTAACACAGCACCGATTGAAGCAAAAGCGTCAGTTGAAACAACTGCTGCAGAAAATATTGTAAAAGCGAGTGAAACTGATGTTGTGATTGAACCTGAGCCAGTCGTTGAGTCCACTACGAGTGCAAATAAACTAGAGACAATTCTTGAATCGCAGTCTCAAGACGAAGTTGAAGCGCTTTTAGCAACGCCAGAAAAAGCTGAGGATGAGAAAGCTGAAACAGAGCTTAGCTTAAACCCAAATATTGCAACTGTTGAAATTGAAGAATTTGATGGTGAAAGCAATATTCTGGATGTGCATCTGCATGAGCAGCAACGCTGTGATGATGAAAGTGCATTGGCGACTGCTGAACAGATCATTGCCCTTAATGTTTATCCAAACCCACGCCGTGCTTTGTCTGGTGATAAAGCTCTCAAAGTATTGTTGAAATACGGTCTGCGTTTTGGAGAGATGTCTTGCTTCCATCGTTATGAAAATACCGATGAGCCAAGCCCATTAATGTTCTCTGTATTACGTGTCACAGATAATGGACCTGCTGGTTTTGATTTGGAAAGTTTGTCGGGAGAACAAGTACAGGGATTAGCGTTCTTTCTTGCCTTACCAAATAGTAAAGCTGTAACAGGTTATGACATGATGACCAGTATCGCAGGCTTAATTGCGCGTGAGATTGATGGTAAGGTCTATGATGAAAACAATCTTGAATTCACGCCGCAGTTGAAGGAACATTGGCGTCATCATGTGATTGATTATCGTCCAAATCAAGCAACCGTCTAA